The window TTGTAGTCGCTTTCGATCAGGTCGTGGGCGGAGAGATCCGCGATCGAGCGGATGTTTGCAGCGATCTGCGGCGTGCACAGCGGCGTCACCAGCTCTTCGCCGAGCGGGCAGACAATCAGGCCTTCCTGGCGGGGCGGGCCGTAGCAGATGTCGGCATCGAAATCGTCGTTGTGGAAAGCGGGATAGTCGTTGCTGGCTGACAGACGCACCTTGAGGCCCGGCTGCTCGGCAATCAGGCCGCGCAGTCGCGGCATCAGCCATTGCGTCGCCAGGCTTGGCGCGCAATGCAGGCGCAGCAGATTGCCGGAGCGGGCTCCGACTGTCTCAAGTCCGAGTCGCACCTCGTCGAAGGCGCTGGAGACATGGCGCAGCAGGGCCTCGCCGCCGGGGTTGAGTCGGACCGACCGTCCTTCGCGCTCGAACAGCGCTGCGCCGATCAGGTATTCCAATTTGCGAATGGCGTGGCTGACGGCACTCGGCGAGATGCCCAGTTCTTCGCCCGCAGAGCGAAAAGAGCTAGTCCGTGCAGCAGCTTCGAAAGCGCGTAGCGCGCCGAGTGGGAGTTGTTCCATGGTACCTCAGATGAACACGTTTCATCGGTAGGCGCAATTTTTGTGTTTT is drawn from Bradyrhizobium prioriisuperbiae and contains these coding sequences:
- a CDS encoding LysR substrate-binding domain-containing protein, whose translation is MEQLPLGALRAFEAAARTSSFRSAGEELGISPSAVSHAIRKLEYLIGAALFEREGRSVRLNPGGEALLRHVSSAFDEVRLGLETVGARSGNLLRLHCAPSLATQWLMPRLRGLIAEQPGLKVRLSASNDYPAFHNDDFDADICYGPPRQEGLIVCPLGEELVTPLCTPQIAANIRSIADLSAHDLIESDYKRVRWTEWFTANDTTPPSQRGSRFDRSFMAIAAAVDGLGITLESTRLAERELASGQLVAPLKGITRDVSYVGHYLVFPPKAKPRRAVRMFATWLARELGLPPLEF